From a single Chloroflexia bacterium SDU3-3 genomic region:
- a CDS encoding sugar phosphate isomerase/epimerase, with protein MSALTDLSRLSLNQATTQRWGVREAVEGCARASIPWLGLWRDKVAAAGLAESARMVRDAGLRVSSLCRGGFFPAPGAAERAARLDDNRRAVDEAAALGTDLLVLVCGPAPDRDIAAARAMVEEGIAALLPYAAERGVRLAIEPLHPVFAGDRSVIVTLAEANALAERLRSPWLGVAIDTYHVWWDPELYAQIARAAPHLLAFHVNDWLAPPPDPLLGRGMMGDGVIEIRKIRAAVERAGYHGPIEVEIFNQAIWDTPGDEVLATMCQRYLAHV; from the coding sequence ATGAGCGCGCTCACCGACCTTAGCAGGCTGAGCCTCAACCAGGCCACCACCCAGCGCTGGGGCGTGCGCGAGGCGGTGGAGGGCTGCGCCCGCGCTAGCATCCCGTGGCTGGGGCTGTGGCGCGACAAGGTGGCCGCCGCCGGGCTGGCCGAGAGCGCCCGCATGGTGCGCGACGCAGGCCTGCGCGTCTCTAGCCTGTGCCGGGGCGGCTTCTTCCCCGCGCCCGGCGCCGCCGAGCGCGCCGCGCGGCTAGATGACAACCGCCGCGCCGTGGACGAGGCCGCCGCGCTGGGCACCGACCTGCTGGTGCTGGTCTGCGGCCCCGCCCCCGACCGCGACATCGCCGCCGCGCGCGCCATGGTCGAGGAGGGCATCGCCGCGCTGCTGCCCTACGCCGCCGAGCGCGGCGTGCGCCTGGCCATCGAGCCGCTGCACCCGGTGTTCGCAGGCGACCGCTCGGTGATCGTCACCCTGGCCGAGGCCAACGCCCTGGCCGAGCGGCTGCGCTCGCCCTGGCTGGGCGTGGCCATCGATACCTACCATGTCTGGTGGGATCCCGAGCTCTACGCCCAGATCGCGCGGGCCGCGCCGCACCTGCTGGCCTTCCACGTCAACGACTGGCTGGCCCCGCCGCCCGACCCGCTGCTGGGGCGCGGCATGATGGGCGACGGCGTGATCGAGATCCGGAAGATCCGCGCCGCCGTCGAGCGGGCGGGCTACCACGGCCCGATCGAGGTCGAGATCTTCAACCAGGCCATCTGGGACACCCCCGGTGACGAGGTGCTGGCCACCATGTGCCAGCGCTATCTCGCGCACGTCTAG
- a CDS encoding Gfo/Idh/MocA family oxidoreductase gives MGRPLRVAVVGSGIGQHHIDAYQRLAGDFEVLALCDLDAQRGQAVAASHGIPRLTGDIAELYGMEDIDVIDLCTPPYLHFEQIRRGLAAGKHVICEKPLVGSLAEVDALRAAEAESGRRMMPIFQYRYGRGLQRLKHLVDAGAAGQAYLATVEVAWRRRAEYYAVPWRGRLRTELGGTLVSHALHALDILLYILGPARRVYARTATMVNAVEVEDCAALTIEFASGCLASVGVTVGSPAEITRHRFSFSGLSAESNDRSYSNTGEPWVLTPDTPERGAQIEAALASFVPQPEGFDGQFARFAQALREGGELPVSLADARQALELITAIYTSARSGSPIDLPIDSGDPAYHGWVGGQHE, from the coding sequence ATGGGCAGACCTTTGCGGGTCGCGGTGGTGGGCAGCGGCATCGGCCAGCATCACATCGACGCATACCAGCGGCTCGCGGGCGACTTCGAGGTGCTAGCGCTATGCGATCTGGATGCGCAGCGCGGGCAGGCCGTGGCCGCCAGCCATGGCATCCCCCGACTGACGGGCGACATCGCCGAGCTCTACGGCATGGAAGACATCGACGTGATCGACCTCTGCACGCCGCCCTATCTGCACTTCGAGCAGATCCGGCGCGGCCTGGCGGCGGGGAAGCACGTGATCTGCGAGAAGCCGCTGGTCGGCTCGCTGGCCGAGGTGGATGCGCTGCGCGCCGCCGAGGCCGAGTCGGGGCGGCGCATGATGCCGATCTTCCAGTACCGCTACGGGCGCGGCCTGCAGCGGCTGAAGCATCTTGTGGATGCGGGCGCGGCGGGGCAGGCCTACCTGGCCACGGTGGAGGTGGCGTGGCGGCGGCGGGCCGAGTACTACGCGGTGCCCTGGCGCGGCAGGCTGCGCACCGAGCTGGGCGGCACGCTGGTGAGCCACGCGCTGCACGCGCTCGACATCCTGCTCTACATCCTCGGGCCAGCCCGCCGCGTCTACGCCCGCACCGCCACTATGGTCAACGCGGTGGAGGTGGAGGACTGCGCGGCGCTCACCATCGAGTTTGCCAGCGGCTGCCTGGCCAGCGTGGGCGTCACCGTCGGCTCGCCCGCCGAGATCACGCGCCACCGCTTCAGCTTCAGCGGCCTCTCCGCCGAGAGCAACGACCGCTCGTACTCGAACACCGGCGAGCCGTGGGTGCTCACCCCCGACACGCCCGAGCGCGGCGCGCAGATCGAGGCCGCGCTGGCCAGCTTTGTGCCCCAGCCCGAGGGCTTCGACGGCCAGTTCGCGCGCTTCGCCCAGGCCCTGCGCGAGGGCGGCGAGCTGCCAGTGAGCCTGGCCGACGCGCGGCAGGCCCTGGAGCTGATCACCGCTATCTACACCTCGGCGCGCAGCGGCAGCCCGATCGACCTGCCTATCGACAGCGGCGACCCGGCCTACCACGGCTGGGTCGGCGGGCAGCACGAGTGA
- a CDS encoding TetR/AcrR family transcriptional regulator: MDEDTTAELGKRSEREQRILDVAATLVLRWGYNKTSIDDIARAAGVAKGTIYLHWKTREELFGALVRRERQIMSADFRRAIAENPGHASLHGMIYHSALALLRRPLLKAILLGDAEILGKLVHTEQHSTLYHERIEAFGTYLRLLREHGLARTDLSLTEQIYTLSAIFMGHLQIGPLMPQGFELGDETLAGLIAEAVRRTLEPADLPATAARDAGEALQVYFRQRAASEGEHHG; the protein is encoded by the coding sequence ATGGACGAAGACACCACCGCCGAGCTAGGCAAGCGCAGCGAGCGCGAGCAGCGCATCCTGGATGTGGCGGCCACACTGGTGCTGCGCTGGGGCTATAACAAAACCAGCATCGACGACATTGCGCGGGCGGCAGGGGTGGCCAAGGGCACCATCTACCTGCACTGGAAGACCCGCGAGGAGCTGTTCGGCGCGCTGGTGCGCCGCGAGCGCCAGATCATGAGCGCCGACTTCCGCCGCGCCATCGCCGAGAACCCTGGCCACGCCAGCCTGCACGGCATGATCTACCACAGCGCCCTGGCCCTGCTGCGCCGGCCTCTGCTCAAGGCCATCCTGCTGGGCGACGCCGAGATCCTGGGCAAGCTGGTGCACACCGAGCAACACAGCACGCTCTACCACGAGCGCATCGAGGCGTTTGGCACCTACCTGCGCCTGCTGCGCGAGCACGGGCTGGCCCGCACCGACTTGTCGCTCACCGAGCAGATCTACACGCTCAGCGCCATCTTCATGGGGCATCTACAGATCGGCCCGCTGATGCCCCAGGGCTTCGAGCTGGGCGACGAGACACTGGCGGGCCTGATCGCCGAGGCGGTGCGCCGAACCCTTGAGCCAGCCGACCTGCCCGCCACAGCGGCGCGGGATGCGGGCGAGGCCCTGCAGGTCTACTTTCGCCAGCGCGCCGCCAGCGAGGGAGAACATCATGGATGA
- a CDS encoding pyruvate, phosphate dikinase, whose protein sequence is MDDRFIFTLGAGPLSIEQAGGKGASLARLCAAGLPVPEGFVVGTAAYAQFVEKNGIGAAIQAAVARVAAGDLAALEAAERSISALFTQPMPEGIAQPILAAYAALGEHAPVAVRSSATAEDLGDLSFAGQQESFLNIGEAEALLDAIRRCWASLWSARAIGYRAQHHVDQAQLRLAVVVQRMAQADAAGVLFTANPLSGARDELVINAAWGLGESLVSGQVTPDTLVVRRADFTVRERRLAAKQTMVVPDSSGTRQQAVPSDQQGSASISDAQAAQLARLGAQIEQLYGTPMDIEWAIGGGQIAVVQARPITTLHGPAPEVWNDSLAIDALWSNGNVGEAVPDVMTPATWSLVQIFIRDTMAISDVSGYRLIGNIGGRFYMNMSVLATLASTFGMGSDAFHEASGQTFGRIPSGVTTPILPIGRWQIIREILPIAIRMRRRVARSKPLLPGFFARAPQQCEALRQAIAAAQSPQQLGQIWHQRLMPFFHEASRMLESAARSDGGVLVWVRRELGKLASEADTNALLSGLSAGSAELASLGLLVGLGKLARGEIDRASFARQYGHRGPHELEISAPRPGEDPAWVDEQLADMGQTDLGELLRRQEQRQAEAWARLAQAHPRRARRIRRRLAQATEAFRSRELARSEVVRVFWALRDFALRAGELCGVGEDIFYLTIDEILALLGGDQAALDRIPARRAAYLHYRALPAYPAVIRGAFDPDAWAADPSRRSDVYDATQQASQPSAEVRGFPGAQGVVVGRARVLHQAEEGGQLQSGEILVTTITNVGWTPLFPRAAAVVTDVGAPLSHAAIVARELGIPAVVGCGNATMRLHTGDLLRVDGARGTVDVIERAGA, encoded by the coding sequence ATGGATGATCGATTTATCTTTACGCTTGGGGCAGGCCCGCTCAGCATCGAGCAGGCGGGCGGCAAGGGGGCCTCGCTGGCGCGCCTGTGCGCGGCTGGCCTGCCGGTGCCCGAGGGCTTTGTGGTGGGCACGGCGGCCTACGCACAGTTTGTAGAAAAAAATGGCATCGGCGCGGCCATCCAGGCCGCCGTCGCAAGGGTAGCTGCGGGCGATCTTGCGGCGCTTGAGGCGGCTGAACGATCAATCTCAGCGCTATTTACCCAGCCGATGCCCGAAGGGATCGCCCAGCCCATCCTAGCCGCCTACGCCGCGCTGGGCGAGCACGCGCCCGTGGCGGTGCGCTCCTCGGCCACCGCCGAAGATCTGGGCGACCTCTCCTTCGCCGGGCAGCAGGAGTCCTTCCTGAACATCGGCGAGGCCGAGGCGCTGCTGGATGCCATCCGGCGCTGCTGGGCCTCGCTCTGGTCGGCCCGCGCCATCGGCTATCGCGCCCAGCACCATGTCGACCAGGCCCAGCTGCGGCTGGCCGTGGTGGTGCAGCGCATGGCCCAGGCCGATGCGGCGGGCGTGCTGTTTACCGCCAACCCGCTGAGTGGCGCGCGCGACGAGCTGGTGATCAACGCCGCATGGGGCCTGGGCGAGAGCCTGGTGAGCGGGCAGGTGACGCCCGACACGCTGGTGGTGCGGCGGGCCGACTTCACGGTGCGCGAGCGCAGATTGGCCGCCAAGCAGACCATGGTGGTGCCCGACAGCAGCGGCACGCGCCAGCAGGCCGTGCCCAGCGATCAGCAGGGCAGCGCATCCATCAGCGACGCGCAAGCGGCCCAGCTGGCGCGGCTCGGCGCACAGATCGAGCAGCTGTACGGCACACCGATGGACATCGAGTGGGCCATCGGCGGCGGCCAGATCGCGGTGGTGCAGGCCCGCCCGATCACCACGCTGCACGGCCCCGCGCCCGAGGTCTGGAACGACAGCCTCGCTATCGACGCGCTGTGGAGCAACGGCAACGTGGGCGAAGCCGTACCCGACGTGATGACGCCCGCCACATGGTCGCTGGTGCAGATCTTCATCCGCGACACCATGGCGATCTCCGACGTATCGGGCTACCGCCTGATCGGCAACATCGGCGGGCGCTTCTACATGAACATGAGCGTGCTGGCGACGCTGGCCAGCACCTTTGGCATGGGCAGCGACGCCTTCCACGAGGCCAGCGGCCAGACCTTTGGGCGCATCCCCAGCGGCGTGACCACGCCCATCCTGCCGATCGGGCGCTGGCAGATCATCCGCGAGATCCTGCCGATCGCCATCCGCATGCGCCGCCGCGTGGCCCGCAGCAAGCCGCTGCTGCCCGGCTTCTTCGCCCGCGCCCCGCAGCAGTGCGAGGCGCTGCGCCAGGCCATCGCCGCCGCCCAAAGCCCGCAGCAGCTCGGCCAGATCTGGCACCAGCGGCTGATGCCGTTCTTCCACGAGGCCAGCCGCATGCTGGAGTCGGCGGCGCGCAGCGACGGCGGCGTGCTGGTGTGGGTGCGCCGCGAGCTGGGCAAGCTGGCCAGCGAGGCCGACACCAACGCCCTGCTCTCCGGCCTGAGCGCGGGCAGCGCCGAGCTGGCCAGCCTGGGTCTGCTGGTGGGGCTTGGCAAGCTGGCGCGCGGCGAGATCGACCGCGCCAGCTTCGCCCGCCAGTACGGCCACCGTGGCCCCCACGAGCTAGAGATCAGCGCGCCGCGCCCCGGCGAAGACCCGGCGTGGGTGGATGAGCAGCTCGCGGACATGGGCCAGACCGATCTGGGCGAGCTGCTGCGCAGGCAGGAGCAGCGCCAGGCCGAGGCCTGGGCGCGGCTGGCCCAGGCCCACCCGCGCCGCGCCCGCCGCATCCGCAGGCGGCTGGCCCAGGCCACCGAGGCCTTCCGCAGCCGCGAGCTGGCGCGCAGCGAGGTGGTGCGGGTGTTCTGGGCGCTGCGCGATTTTGCGCTGCGGGCGGGCGAGCTGTGCGGGGTGGGCGAGGATATCTTCTACCTAACCATCGATGAGATCCTCGCGCTGCTGGGCGGCGACCAGGCCGCGCTGGACCGCATCCCCGCGCGCCGCGCCGCCTACCTGCACTACCGTGCGCTGCCTGCCTACCCGGCGGTCATCCGCGGGGCCTTCGACCCCGACGCCTGGGCCGCCGACCCCAGCCGCCGCAGCGATGTGTACGACGCAACCCAGCAGGCCAGCCAGCCCAGCGCCGAGGTGCGCGGCTTCCCAGGGGCGCAGGGCGTGGTGGTGGGTCGCGCCCGCGTGCTGCACCAGGCCGAGGAAGGCGGCCAGCTGCAGAGCGGCGAGATATTGGTCACCACCATCACCAACGTGGGCTGGACGCCGCTGTTCCCACGCGCCGCCGCCGTGGTGACGGACGTGGGCGCGCCGCTCTCGCACGCCGCGATTGTGGCCCGCGAGCTGGGCATACCGGCGGTGGTGGGCTGCGGCAACGCCACCATGCGGCTGCACACCGGCGACCTGCTGCGGGTGGATGGCGCGCGCGGCACCGTGGATGTGATCGAGCGCGCCGGGGCGTAG
- a CDS encoding Gfo/Idh/MocA family oxidoreductase — MTTTTIGIIMNGVTGRMGTNQHLIRSIVAIRQQGGIALPGGDVLYPEPVLLGRSAHKLQALCAAHGIERWSTDLDACLADPANTIYFDAQTTDRRAAAVRAAIAAGKHIYCEKPIAADLGVALELARLARAAGVKNGVVQDKLWLPGLRKLKRLVDSGFFGQILSVRGEFGYWVFEGDWQTAQRPSWNYRAEDGGGIIIDMLCHWRYVLDNMFGPVRAVSCLGANHIPRRVDEQGQPYAATADDAAYATFELDGGIIAQINSSWCTRVYRDELVVFQVDGTEGSAVAGLRDCKAQHRAHTPKPVWNPDIANPIDFRQTWMDVPDNASFDNAFRVQWELFLRHVALGEPFPWDFLEAAKGVQLAELGLRSWQERRWLDVPELAL, encoded by the coding sequence ATGACAACGACGACCATCGGGATCATTATGAACGGCGTGACGGGGCGCATGGGCACCAACCAGCACCTCATCCGCTCGATCGTGGCCATCCGCCAGCAGGGCGGCATCGCGCTGCCGGGCGGCGACGTGCTGTACCCCGAGCCGGTGCTGCTGGGCCGCAGCGCCCACAAGCTGCAGGCGCTGTGCGCGGCCCACGGCATCGAGCGCTGGAGCACCGACCTAGATGCGTGCCTGGCCGACCCGGCCAACACCATCTACTTCGACGCGCAGACCACCGATAGGCGCGCGGCGGCGGTGAGGGCCGCGATCGCCGCTGGCAAGCACATCTACTGCGAGAAGCCGATCGCCGCCGACCTGGGCGTGGCGCTAGAGCTGGCGCGGCTGGCCCGCGCGGCGGGCGTAAAAAACGGCGTGGTGCAGGACAAGCTGTGGCTGCCCGGCCTGCGCAAGCTGAAGCGGCTGGTGGACAGCGGCTTCTTCGGCCAGATCCTCTCGGTGCGCGGCGAGTTCGGCTACTGGGTGTTCGAGGGCGACTGGCAGACTGCCCAGCGACCCTCGTGGAACTACCGCGCCGAGGACGGCGGCGGCATCATCATCGACATGCTCTGCCACTGGCGCTACGTGCTGGACAACATGTTCGGCCCGGTGCGCGCCGTCTCGTGCCTGGGCGCAAACCACATCCCGCGCCGTGTGGACGAGCAGGGCCAGCCCTACGCCGCCACCGCCGACGATGCGGCCTACGCCACCTTCGAGCTGGATGGCGGCATCATCGCCCAGATCAACTCCTCGTGGTGCACCCGCGTGTACCGCGACGAGCTGGTGGTGTTCCAGGTGGATGGCACCGAGGGCAGCGCCGTGGCCGGGCTGCGCGACTGCAAGGCCCAGCACCGCGCCCACACCCCCAAGCCGGTCTGGAACCCCGACATCGCCAACCCGATCGACTTCCGCCAGACTTGGATGGACGTGCCCGACAACGCCAGCTTCGACAACGCCTTCCGCGTGCAGTGGGAGCTATTCCTGCGCCACGTGGCGCTGGGCGAGCCGTTCCCGTGGGACTTCCTAGAGGCGGCCAAGGGCGTGCAGCTGGCCGAGCTGGGGCTGCGCTCCTGGCAGGAGCGGCGCTGGCTGGATGTGCCCGAGCTGGCGCTGTAG
- a CDS encoding VWA domain-containing protein has translation MRTLQHWLCALLLASLAGCGGSSGGAAGDAPPSNALTITMFYGSEKQAWMEDVTQQFNSQQVQSTSGRPIYVSATPLGSAESMEQILSGAAQPTIWSPASGVLIPVANERWAASHSGAKLVEGSPTALVLSPVVIAMWQPMAKALGWPEQPIGWADIAAMTSSGKSWADYGHPEWGAFQFGHTHPGYSNSGIASILATVYAAAGKTRGLTADDVRQPATAEFLGKVESGVIHYGESTGFFANQMFTRGPAYLSAAVMYENLVVQSYDTTRYPSKPMPVVAIYPKEGTFWSDHPYAVLSAPWVDDEQRAAAQSFLQFLMERPQQEKALAYGFRPGDANLAVGAPITAANGVDPAQPKTLLEVPSAEVIEAVQAAWKQNKKRVDVMAVLDTSGSMQDENRMELAKTALKTFMAQLDDEDGLGLTTFSTEATVVSPISPLGPKRQQLADTIGGLFAQGDTRLYDTVGEAYTPLQAEPPGDRIRAVVVLTDGQDTQSQRSLEALLQEFRKDTEGRSIKVFTIGFGAGADMGILTQLAEATGAKSYHPDDTTTIEKIYSDIATFF, from the coding sequence ATGCGAACATTGCAACACTGGCTGTGCGCCTTGCTGCTGGCCAGCCTAGCCGGGTGCGGCGGCAGCAGCGGCGGAGCGGCGGGCGATGCCCCGCCGAGCAACGCCCTAACGATCACCATGTTCTACGGCAGCGAGAAGCAGGCCTGGATGGAGGATGTCACCCAGCAGTTCAACAGCCAGCAGGTACAATCAACCAGCGGCAGGCCGATCTACGTCAGTGCCACCCCGCTTGGCTCCGCCGAGTCGATGGAGCAGATCCTCAGCGGCGCGGCCCAGCCTACGATCTGGAGCCCGGCCAGCGGTGTGCTCATCCCCGTGGCCAACGAGCGCTGGGCCGCATCGCACAGCGGCGCAAAGCTGGTGGAGGGCAGCCCCACCGCGCTGGTGCTCAGCCCCGTGGTGATCGCCATGTGGCAGCCGATGGCCAAGGCGCTGGGCTGGCCCGAGCAGCCGATCGGCTGGGCCGACATCGCGGCTATGACCAGCAGCGGCAAGAGCTGGGCCGACTACGGCCACCCCGAGTGGGGCGCGTTCCAGTTCGGCCACACCCACCCCGGCTACTCCAACAGCGGCATTGCCAGCATCCTGGCTACCGTCTACGCCGCCGCAGGCAAGACGCGCGGCCTTACCGCCGACGATGTGCGGCAGCCCGCCACCGCCGAGTTCCTAGGCAAGGTCGAGAGCGGCGTCATCCACTATGGCGAGAGCACCGGCTTCTTCGCCAACCAGATGTTCACGCGCGGCCCGGCCTACCTCTCCGCAGCGGTCATGTACGAAAATCTGGTGGTGCAGTCCTACGATACCACGCGCTACCCCAGCAAACCCATGCCCGTGGTCGCGATCTACCCCAAGGAGGGCACCTTCTGGAGCGACCACCCCTACGCCGTGCTGAGCGCGCCCTGGGTGGATGACGAGCAGCGCGCCGCCGCGCAGTCTTTCCTCCAGTTCCTGATGGAGCGGCCCCAGCAGGAGAAGGCGCTGGCCTACGGGTTCCGCCCCGGCGATGCCAACCTAGCGGTCGGCGCGCCGATCACCGCCGCCAACGGCGTCGACCCCGCCCAGCCCAAGACCCTGCTGGAGGTGCCCAGCGCCGAGGTGATCGAGGCCGTGCAGGCGGCCTGGAAGCAAAACAAGAAGCGCGTGGATGTGATGGCCGTCCTGGACACCTCGGGCAGCATGCAGGATGAAAACCGCATGGAGCTGGCCAAGACCGCGCTCAAGACCTTCATGGCCCAGCTCGACGACGAGGACGGCCTCGGCCTCACCACCTTCAGCACCGAGGCCACCGTGGTCAGCCCGATCTCGCCGCTGGGGCCGAAGCGCCAGCAACTGGCCGACACCATCGGCGGCCTGTTCGCCCAGGGCGACACGCGGCTCTACGACACGGTGGGCGAGGCCTACACCCCGCTCCAGGCCGAGCCGCCCGGCGACCGCATCCGCGCGGTGGTGGTGCTGACCGATGGGCAGGACACCCAGAGCCAGCGCTCGCTGGAGGCGCTGCTTCAGGAGTTTCGCAAGGACACCGAGGGCCGCAGCATCAAGGTCTTCACTATCGGCTTTGGCGCGGGGGCCGATATGGGCATCCTCACGCAGCTGGCCGAGGCCACCGGCGCGAAGAGCTACCACCCCGACGACACCACCACCATCGAGAAGATCTACAGCGACATCGCCACTTTCTTCTAG
- a CDS encoding ABC transporter substrate-binding protein, with the protein MLQLSRLIGALFLSIALIATVGKVLGAPVGNGIANVPIGPAAEPVTITIWYGTEKRDWLEAAKQRFEASGAAVGGHPIQIKLVGKGSAEMAEQIGREQFGSVDGQPTVASPAASMWLPVMDQEWQASHSASILAAGEAAPRPLVLTPLVLVAWQERAQVLWPGGARDGQFWDRIHQALTAQSWAAIGGSQSWGQVKFGHTSPLLSNSGAQALVLMAYGYHHKASGLSVADVTDPAFITWLGQIESTVPQFGESTGTFMNEMVLKGPGAYDMAFVYENLAIGQVDAQTSNGRIEQAEGRQGQPLHIYYPPATILSDHPYAVLSAPWVTPDQQAAAIQFRDFLLGHEQQQQALIYGFRPADPNVAISSSDPSNPFTRYQKYGVQVQIDQQVESPPAQVISELLEVWRRGRFE; encoded by the coding sequence ATGCTGCAACTCTCGCGCCTGATCGGCGCACTCTTTCTGTCTATCGCTCTGATTGCCACGGTGGGCAAGGTGCTAGGTGCGCCTGTGGGAAATGGGATTGCGAATGTGCCTATCGGCCCCGCCGCCGAGCCGGTGACGATCACGATCTGGTATGGCACCGAGAAGCGCGACTGGCTGGAGGCGGCCAAGCAGCGCTTCGAGGCGAGCGGCGCGGCGGTGGGCGGCCACCCCATCCAGATCAAGCTGGTGGGCAAAGGCTCCGCCGAGATGGCCGAGCAGATCGGGCGCGAGCAGTTTGGCAGCGTCGACGGCCAGCCCACCGTAGCCAGCCCCGCCGCCAGCATGTGGCTGCCCGTGATGGATCAGGAGTGGCAGGCTAGCCACAGCGCCAGCATCCTGGCCGCTGGCGAGGCCGCGCCCAGGCCGCTGGTGCTCACGCCGCTGGTGCTGGTGGCTTGGCAGGAGCGCGCCCAGGTGCTCTGGCCCGGCGGCGCGCGCGACGGCCAGTTCTGGGATCGCATCCACCAGGCGCTCACCGCGCAGAGCTGGGCGGCCATCGGCGGCAGCCAGAGCTGGGGCCAGGTCAAATTTGGCCATACCTCGCCGCTGCTCTCCAACAGCGGCGCGCAGGCCCTAGTGCTCATGGCCTATGGCTACCACCACAAGGCCAGCGGCCTGAGCGTGGCCGATGTCACCGACCCCGCCTTCATCACATGGCTCGGCCAGATCGAGTCGACCGTACCGCAGTTTGGCGAGAGCACCGGCACCTTTATGAATGAGATGGTGCTGAAGGGGCCAGGGGCCTACGACATGGCCTTCGTCTACGAGAATCTGGCCATCGGCCAGGTGGACGCGCAGACCAGCAACGGGCGGATCGAGCAGGCCGAGGGGCGGCAGGGGCAGCCGCTGCACATCTACTACCCGCCCGCCACCATCCTGAGCGACCACCCCTACGCCGTGCTGAGCGCGCCCTGGGTCACGCCCGATCAGCAGGCGGCGGCCATCCAGTTCCGCGATTTCCTGCTGGGCCACGAGCAGCAGCAGCAGGCGCTGATCTACGGCTTCCGTCCGGCAGACCCGAACGTGGCGATCAGCAGCAGCGACCCCAGCAACCCCTTCACGCGCTACCAGAAGTACGGCGTGCAGGTGCAGATCGATCAGCAGGTCGAGTCGCCGCCGGCCCAGGTGATCAGCGAGCTGCTGGAGGTCTGGCGGCGCGGGCGATTTGAGTAG
- a CDS encoding dihydrodipicolinate synthase family protein, translating to MSLTIQLPRSGGRLEPYTLSPPASFPTPGSPPRSRVAYAAAHVVCDPLADSNPTTDIRIDWDATLAYRHHLWGLGFGVAEAMDTAQRGMGLDWPATRELIRRSLAEARAAGGLIACGAGTDQLAPAPGVTLDAVRAAYEEQCDYVEGQGGRVILMASRALAACARGPEDYLSVYSHILGQLRQPAILHWLGDMFDPALAGYWGARDLDAAMDTCLQLIREHADKIDGVKISLLDDQREVAMRRRLPPSVKMYTGDDFNYPALIQGDEQGHSHALLGIFDAIAPAAAAALHALDVGDTARYQAILAPTVPLSRHIFQAPTYYYKTGVVFMAYLNGHQSHFRMVGGMESARSLVHLAELFVLADRAGLLRAPALAAERMRRVLAVAGVVE from the coding sequence ATGTCACTGACGATACAACTCCCCCGCTCCGGCGGCAGGCTGGAGCCATATACGCTGAGTCCGCCAGCCTCGTTCCCCACCCCCGGCAGCCCGCCGCGCTCGCGGGTCGCCTACGCCGCAGCCCACGTGGTCTGCGACCCGCTGGCGGACTCCAACCCCACCACCGACATCCGGATCGACTGGGATGCCACGCTGGCCTACCGCCACCATCTGTGGGGCCTGGGCTTCGGCGTGGCCGAGGCCATGGACACCGCCCAGCGCGGCATGGGCCTGGACTGGCCCGCGACCCGCGAGCTGATCCGCCGCTCGCTGGCCGAGGCCCGCGCGGCGGGCGGCCTGATCGCCTGCGGGGCTGGCACCGACCAGCTGGCCCCCGCCCCCGGCGTGACGCTGGATGCGGTGCGCGCCGCCTACGAGGAGCAGTGCGACTACGTGGAGGGCCAGGGCGGGCGGGTCATCCTGATGGCCAGCCGCGCCCTGGCCGCCTGCGCCAGAGGGCCGGAGGACTACCTGAGCGTCTACAGCCACATCCTCGGCCAGCTGCGCCAGCCCGCCATCCTGCACTGGCTGGGCGACATGTTCGACCCAGCGCTGGCGGGCTACTGGGGCGCGCGCGATCTGGACGCCGCCATGGACACCTGCCTCCAGCTCATCCGCGAGCACGCCGACAAGATCGACGGCGTGAAGATCTCGCTGCTGGATGACCAGCGCGAGGTGGCCATGCGCCGCCGCCTGCCGCCCAGCGTGAAGATGTACACCGGCGACGATTTCAACTACCCCGCGCTCATCCAGGGCGACGAGCAGGGCCACAGCCACGCGCTGCTGGGCATCTTCGACGCCATCGCGCCCGCCGCCGCCGCCGCGCTCCACGCGCTCGACGTGGGCGACACGGCGCGCTACCAGGCCATCCTCGCGCCCACGGTGCCGCTCTCGCGCCATATCTTCCAGGCCCCCACCTACTACTACAAAACCGGCGTGGTATTCATGGCCTACCTGAACGGCCACCAGTCGCACTTCCGCATGGTGGGCGGGATGGAGAGCGCGCGCTCGCTGGTGCACCTGGCCGAGCTGTTCGTGCTGGCCGACCGCGCCGGGCTGCTGCGCGCCCCCGCGCTGGCCGCCGAGCGCATGCGCCGCGTGCTGGCCGTGGCGGGGGTGGTGGAATGA